Proteins found in one Triticum aestivum cultivar Chinese Spring chromosome 4D, IWGSC CS RefSeq v2.1, whole genome shotgun sequence genomic segment:
- the LOC123098631 gene encoding GDSL esterase/lipase LTL1 isoform X1, with protein MRGENLLVSANFASTGVGILNDTGVQFVNIIRIVQQLQNFQDYQQRLAAYVGEDAARERVSQSLVLITLGGNDFVNNYYLVPFSARSQQFKIHDYVHFIISEYKKVLAGDMDEGKEASSAGLNNSGRYWIGLCRNYGKGT; from the exons ATGCGCGGCGAGAACCTGCTCGTCAGCGCCAACTTCGCATCCACCGGCGTCGGCATCCTCAACGACACAGGCGTGCAATTC GTGAACATCATCAGGATCGTCCAGCAGCTGCAGAACTTCCAGGACTACCAGCAGAGGCTAGCGGCGTACGTCGGCGAGGACGCGGCGAGGGAGCGCGTGAGCCAGTCGCTGGTGCTCATCACGCTTGGCGGCAACGACTTCGTCAACAACTACTACCTAGTGCCCTTCTCCGCTAGGTCCCAGCAGTTCAAGATCCACGACTACGTCCACTTCATCATCTCCGAGTACAAGAAAGTCCTCGCG GGTGATATGGATGAAGGAAAAGAGGCCAGCAGTGCTGGGCTAAACAATTCAGGGAGGTATTGGATTGGCCTCTGTAGAAACTATGGTAAAG GCACCTAA
- the LOC123098631 gene encoding GDSL esterase/lipase LTL1 isoform X2, whose protein sequence is MRGENLLVSANFASTGVGILNDTGVQFVNIIRIVQQLQNFQDYQQRLAAYVGEDAARERVSQSLVLITLGGNDFVNNYYLVPFSARSQQFKIHDYVHFIISEYKKVLAGDMDEGKEASSAGLNNSGRYWIGLCRNYGT, encoded by the exons ATGCGCGGCGAGAACCTGCTCGTCAGCGCCAACTTCGCATCCACCGGCGTCGGCATCCTCAACGACACAGGCGTGCAATTC GTGAACATCATCAGGATCGTCCAGCAGCTGCAGAACTTCCAGGACTACCAGCAGAGGCTAGCGGCGTACGTCGGCGAGGACGCGGCGAGGGAGCGCGTGAGCCAGTCGCTGGTGCTCATCACGCTTGGCGGCAACGACTTCGTCAACAACTACTACCTAGTGCCCTTCTCCGCTAGGTCCCAGCAGTTCAAGATCCACGACTACGTCCACTTCATCATCTCCGAGTACAAGAAAGTCCTCGCG GGTGATATGGATGAAGGAAAAGAGGCCAGCAGTGCTGGGCTAAACAATTCAGGGAGGTATTGGATTGGCCTCTGTAGAAACTATG GCACCTAA